Proteins encoded together in one Streptomyces sp. TLI_171 window:
- a CDS encoding tetratricopeptide repeat protein, with translation MTFGERLRRLREEREVSLAELARATHYSKSYLSRVETGGRHGTEALAAACARALGVEVELLGPVGTPATPARVPAPHRPPPQATPEAPPQASPQAPPRAPLRVPAQLPPAPGVFAGRGTALAELDSALAASRARWGEGGPRVWVVDGMGGIGKTALAVHWAHRARSCFPDGVLFSDLAGHGSSGAPREPGEVLDGFLRALGADAELIPPQLAERSALLRTMLAERRVLLVLDNAAAPAQVRPLLPGAPGCLVLVTSRTRMAGLVARDGARRVTLAPLEPEQAVELLRRTVGAERVDADPAAARELVLRCGRLPLALLVAAERAVSRPGLTLARVNEELRSDRDRLRVLAAADDGDSALRVVFSWSYRALDPEPARAFRLLALHPGAALTPETAAALLGTTPGNAWELLNLLADVHLLEVEAPERFRFHSLLQVYGRELTETQDAPRDRIAALDRLYDWYRQAADAAGRLLEPGGRTVVAAPLPGVRPPVFESYEDAVAWCEAHLADLLALIRYAASAGRPPAAWQLPFALWSFFHRSHHRAEWLNAARIAVAAAADSADPRALTVSLVLLGTAQVHAGRPVEAEIHLRRALERCAGGAADAAGECAARNHLAELMLRQGRATEALELLDPALALSRATGYRWVERVTLTNLGEAALRLGRLAEAERLLFEALALRSGGGDRRTEGLALLHLGTVHRALGRLPQAVGCLRRALELHRLAGNRWAQGRTLEQLGHTFAALGRSAEAAPLWREALDVMAETGDPRAAALAGQVGPPGLPRPAEAAAPSAAPVLGPVIARLPRPTAPEPGRVWRW, from the coding sequence GTGACGTTCGGCGAGCGGTTGCGGCGGCTGCGGGAGGAGCGCGAGGTCTCGCTGGCGGAGCTCGCCCGGGCGACCCACTACAGCAAGAGCTATCTGAGCCGGGTCGAGACGGGGGGCCGGCACGGCACGGAGGCGCTGGCGGCGGCGTGCGCCCGCGCCCTGGGCGTGGAGGTCGAACTGCTGGGCCCGGTGGGCACCCCGGCGACCCCGGCCCGAGTGCCCGCCCCGCACCGGCCGCCGCCACAGGCAACACCCGAGGCACCGCCCCAGGCGTCGCCCCAGGCACCGCCCCGGGCACCGCTCCGGGTGCCGGCGCAGCTGCCGCCCGCGCCGGGCGTGTTCGCGGGCCGCGGGACGGCCCTGGCGGAGCTGGATTCGGCGTTGGCGGCGTCCCGGGCCCGCTGGGGCGAGGGTGGGCCGCGGGTGTGGGTGGTGGACGGGATGGGCGGGATCGGGAAGACCGCGCTGGCGGTGCACTGGGCGCACCGGGCGAGGTCGTGCTTCCCGGACGGGGTGCTGTTCAGTGATCTGGCGGGGCACGGCAGTTCGGGGGCGCCGCGGGAGCCGGGCGAGGTCCTGGACGGGTTCCTGCGGGCGTTGGGCGCGGACGCCGAGCTGATTCCGCCGCAGTTGGCGGAGCGCAGCGCGCTGTTGCGGACGATGCTGGCGGAGCGCCGGGTGCTGCTGGTGCTGGACAATGCGGCGGCGCCGGCCCAGGTGCGTCCGCTGCTGCCGGGGGCGCCGGGCTGCCTGGTGCTGGTGACCAGCCGGACCAGGATGGCGGGTCTGGTGGCGCGGGACGGGGCGCGCCGGGTGACGTTGGCGCCGCTGGAGCCGGAGCAGGCGGTGGAGTTGCTGCGCCGGACGGTGGGCGCGGAGCGGGTGGACGCGGATCCGGCGGCGGCCCGCGAGCTGGTGCTGCGGTGCGGCCGGTTGCCGCTGGCGCTGCTGGTGGCGGCGGAGCGGGCGGTGTCCCGGCCGGGTCTGACGCTGGCCCGGGTGAACGAGGAGTTGCGGTCGGACCGGGACCGGCTGCGGGTGCTGGCGGCGGCGGACGACGGCGATTCGGCGCTGCGGGTGGTGTTCTCCTGGTCGTACCGGGCGCTGGACCCGGAGCCGGCCCGGGCGTTCCGGCTGCTGGCGCTGCATCCGGGTGCGGCGTTGACGCCGGAGACCGCGGCGGCGCTGCTGGGTACCACGCCGGGCAACGCCTGGGAGTTGCTGAACCTGCTCGCGGACGTGCACCTGCTGGAGGTGGAGGCGCCGGAGCGGTTCCGGTTCCATTCGCTGCTGCAGGTGTACGGCCGGGAGTTGACGGAGACCCAGGACGCGCCGCGGGACCGGATCGCCGCGCTGGACCGGTTGTACGACTGGTACCGGCAGGCGGCGGACGCGGCGGGCCGGCTGCTGGAGCCGGGCGGCCGGACGGTGGTCGCCGCGCCGCTGCCGGGGGTGCGCCCGCCGGTGTTCGAGTCGTACGAGGACGCGGTGGCGTGGTGCGAGGCGCATCTGGCGGACCTGCTGGCGCTGATCCGGTACGCGGCGTCGGCGGGTCGTCCGCCGGCGGCCTGGCAGCTGCCGTTCGCGCTGTGGTCGTTCTTCCACCGCAGCCATCACCGGGCGGAGTGGCTGAACGCGGCGCGGATCGCGGTCGCGGCGGCGGCGGACAGCGCGGATCCGCGGGCGCTGACGGTGTCCCTGGTGCTGCTGGGCACGGCGCAGGTGCACGCGGGGCGGCCGGTGGAGGCGGAGATCCACCTGCGGCGGGCGCTGGAGCGCTGTGCGGGTGGTGCGGCGGACGCGGCGGGCGAGTGCGCGGCGCGCAACCACCTGGCGGAGCTGATGCTGCGTCAGGGGCGGGCGACGGAGGCGCTGGAGCTGCTGGATCCGGCGTTGGCGCTGTCCCGGGCGACCGGTTACCGCTGGGTCGAGCGGGTGACGCTGACCAATCTGGGCGAGGCGGCGCTGCGGCTGGGGCGGTTGGCGGAGGCGGAGCGGCTGCTGTTCGAGGCGTTGGCGCTGCGTTCGGGCGGCGGCGACCGGCGGACCGAGGGCCTGGCGCTGCTGCACCTGGGCACGGTGCACCGGGCGTTGGGGCGGCTGCCGCAGGCGGTGGGCTGTCTGCGGCGGGCGCTGGAGCTGCACCGGTTGGCGGGCAACCGGTGGGCGCAGGGGCGGACGCTGGAGCAGCTGGGTCACACCTTCGCGGCCCTGGGCCGGTCCGCCGAGGCCGCGCCGCTGTGGCGGGAGGCGCTCGACGTGATGGCGGAGACGGGCGATCCGCGGGCCGCCGCGCTGGCGGGGCAGGTGGGGCCGCCGGGCCTGCCGCGGCCCGCGGAGGCGGCGGCCCCGTCCGCGGCTCCGGTGCTGGGCCCGGTGATCGCCCGTCTTCCGCGCCCGACCGCGCCGGAGCCGGGCCGGGTCTGGCGGTGGTGA
- a CDS encoding acetyl xylan esterase, producing the protein MERITAWLHEKNPDLDGPIGPDEDLIEARLIDSMDFLEFIDLLEDLTGDNIDLQDVTIDDFRTLNRVGERFLT; encoded by the coding sequence ATGGAACGCATCACCGCCTGGCTGCACGAGAAGAACCCCGACCTGGACGGCCCGATCGGCCCCGACGAGGACCTGATCGAGGCCCGCCTGATCGACTCGATGGACTTCCTGGAGTTCATCGACCTGCTGGAGGACCTCACCGGCGACAACATCGACCTGCAGGACGTCACCATCGACGACTTCCGCACCCTCAACCGGGTCGGCGAACGCTTCCTGACCTGA
- a CDS encoding phytanoyl-CoA dioxygenase family protein encodes MRSAPSRRAHLFRAASERPYFSNDGESYLAQHTLRELTKSRPLRVLSEQDFAHWQTYGYVIVREAVPAEHARRMLDFAWEFQGLDPQDPASWFADRPFRSDLDQQLHIYGFVEAYHHQLLWDSRQHQRVYDAFVDVWDCEELWVTLDRLNLNPPNRGNRDRALIDPTDRGFDIELHWDIDTTLGVPPQRVQGIIALNDTSPETGGFQCNPELFRQFEAWKLTQPADRDPIRPDLDRAELPVVRPELHPGDLLIWNGLLAHGVARNLSEQGVRAVQYLSMMPALEEHERLRKSRVDSWRHLRTPRWNRTLVGDPVLHESKRYPTAQLTELGSRLLGLSSWHEPAPEAAAAATGVTECAASA; translated from the coding sequence ATGAGGTCCGCACCATCCCGCCGCGCCCATCTGTTCCGGGCCGCGAGCGAGCGCCCGTACTTCAGCAACGACGGCGAGTCCTACCTCGCCCAGCACACCCTGCGCGAGCTCACCAAGTCCCGTCCGCTGCGCGTGCTGTCCGAGCAGGACTTCGCGCACTGGCAGACCTACGGCTACGTGATCGTCCGCGAGGCGGTGCCGGCCGAGCACGCCCGCCGGATGCTCGACTTCGCGTGGGAGTTCCAGGGTCTGGACCCGCAGGACCCGGCCAGTTGGTTCGCCGACCGGCCGTTCCGCTCCGACCTGGACCAGCAGCTGCACATCTACGGCTTCGTCGAGGCGTACCACCACCAGCTGCTCTGGGACAGCCGGCAGCACCAGCGGGTCTACGACGCCTTCGTGGACGTCTGGGACTGCGAGGAGCTCTGGGTCACCCTGGACCGGCTCAACCTGAACCCGCCGAACCGCGGCAACCGCGACCGGGCGCTGATCGACCCCACCGACCGGGGCTTCGACATCGAGCTGCACTGGGACATCGACACCACGCTCGGCGTGCCGCCGCAGCGGGTGCAGGGCATCATCGCGCTCAACGACACCTCGCCGGAGACCGGCGGCTTCCAGTGCAACCCGGAGCTGTTCCGGCAGTTCGAGGCGTGGAAGCTGACCCAGCCGGCCGACCGCGACCCGATCCGGCCCGACCTCGACCGTGCCGAACTCCCGGTCGTCCGGCCGGAGTTGCATCCGGGCGACCTGCTGATCTGGAACGGCCTGCTGGCGCACGGCGTCGCCCGCAACCTGTCCGAGCAGGGCGTGCGCGCCGTCCAGTACCTGTCGATGATGCCCGCCCTGGAGGAGCACGAGCGGCTGCGCAAGTCCCGCGTCGACTCCTGGCGCCACCTGCGCACCCCGCGCTGGAACCGCACCCTGGTCGGCGACCCGGTCCTGCACGAGTCGAAGCGCTACCCGACCGCGCAGCTGACCGAGCTCGGCAGCCGGCTGCTCGGCCTGAGCTCCTGGCACGAGCCGGCCCCCGAGGCCGCTGCTGCCGCCACCGGGGTGACCGAGTGCGCCGCGTCGGCCTGA
- a CDS encoding DUF6271 family protein, whose protein sequence is MRRVGLTLPTNRPCSPALRALLDEAAYGAREFGVEVAVLVLDSAPAAVRAEHAAALAAHPAAPGVTVHHLDEDAQRAFLARALARAGLPDPARLLDLLLPDAVSYGACTDRAFLLAEALGCASVHRRDSDSRYQLLDGLPVFPLHQELAALGLPAGQVAGRIGGRLKRLGPGAAELPVSLVGASFIGELSVDLAEILELDPAVHGELVGLTLPPSVPPPWREQAVKVAFRGAGSTPFTADRPVLGQVAPSRIDMCNVALDREVYSRVPLPPAAETIGTDYFLLHVLHHAALPGVLHNRHIVNFHTGERRTGSGRTAYHLRLSRFLLLAGCLDGIYTALAGSELLDPDGRLRPQAVAAAVRRAPDPDPERLTTVERAYRRLGPDWAPVADTLAARRAEFLAAARTDLDEFAALIDAWPALSAAARDTALPGR, encoded by the coding sequence GTGCGCCGCGTCGGCCTGACCCTGCCCACCAACCGCCCCTGCTCCCCCGCACTGCGCGCGCTGCTCGACGAAGCCGCCTACGGCGCACGGGAGTTCGGTGTGGAGGTGGCTGTCCTGGTGCTGGACTCCGCGCCCGCCGCGGTGCGCGCCGAGCACGCCGCGGCGCTCGCGGCGCACCCGGCCGCCCCGGGCGTGACGGTCCATCACCTCGACGAGGACGCCCAGCGCGCCTTCCTCGCCCGGGCCCTGGCCCGGGCGGGGCTGCCCGACCCCGCCCGGCTGCTCGACCTGCTGCTGCCGGACGCCGTGTCCTACGGCGCCTGCACCGACCGGGCGTTCCTGCTCGCGGAGGCGCTGGGCTGCGCCTCGGTGCACCGGCGGGACTCCGACAGCCGCTACCAACTCCTGGACGGGCTACCGGTGTTCCCGCTGCATCAGGAACTCGCCGCGCTCGGTCTGCCGGCCGGACAGGTGGCGGGGCGGATCGGCGGCCGGCTGAAGCGGCTCGGCCCGGGCGCGGCGGAGCTCCCCGTGTCGCTGGTCGGCGCCTCCTTCATCGGCGAACTCTCGGTGGACCTCGCCGAGATCCTCGAACTCGACCCGGCGGTGCACGGCGAACTCGTCGGACTGACGCTGCCGCCGTCGGTGCCGCCGCCCTGGCGCGAGCAGGCCGTCAAGGTGGCGTTCCGCGGCGCGGGCAGCACGCCGTTCACCGCCGACCGCCCGGTGCTCGGCCAGGTCGCCCCGAGCCGGATCGACATGTGCAACGTGGCGTTGGACCGCGAGGTGTACTCCCGGGTCCCGCTGCCGCCGGCCGCGGAGACCATCGGCACCGACTACTTCCTGCTGCACGTCCTGCACCACGCGGCGCTGCCCGGGGTGCTGCACAACCGGCACATCGTCAACTTCCACACCGGGGAGCGCCGCACCGGCTCCGGCCGCACCGCGTACCACCTGCGGCTGTCGAGATTCCTGCTGCTGGCCGGGTGCCTCGACGGGATCTACACCGCCCTGGCCGGGTCCGAACTGCTCGACCCGGACGGGCGGCTGCGCCCGCAGGCCGTGGCCGCGGCCGTCCGCCGGGCCCCCGACCCCGACCCGGAGCGGCTGACCACCGTCGAACGGGCCTACCGCCGGCTGGGCCCGGACTGGGCGCCGGTCGCCGACACCCTCGCCGCGCGGCGGGCGGAGTTCCTGGCCGCCGCCCGCACCGATCTCGACGAGTTCGCGGCCTTGATCGACGCCTGGCCCGCCCTGAGCGCCGCCGCCCGCGACACCGCGCTGCCCGGCCGGTGA
- a CDS encoding condensation domain-containing protein produces the protein MSPSTSRTLAVRWAGGEPRRGPLTLGQANMIRCILRDGAADVDIHDVWPVPAGASVEAVLAALRDLTLRHEALRTVFPHPEHAQPEQQVVRTEGEFTVTVVDFEQLPDDPAGHADALAREARRAPFDLGRDHPLRCVLLTERGAPAFLALVAGHAAADGSALAVLREEWTALLLGSELLPLDGTLTPLQLAAEEAAPAGVRKAESSLRYWEKVLRTGPQAMFAEPRARTAGGSAAQLTLRSARGGKALARACARLGVPASTVLLTAWCALVAHRAGQDTYVGAAPTANRYKAQLTRTVTPLSQDALLRLDVTAPGFDALLGSAWTAALNAYRHSRFDPLRLWEMIDATTVQRGSRFGRDVVYNDVSGLAGALRPAAATADAEPELELTRGGEQALPTALLAFVYRTEPLLHLALWADPQLFDEAEAAGFLTGLVRLLEAAADGDVPLADLTAVTGVAGPERGGDWQLVDGCWVSPAAVAAALSDALDGRPVHVTADLTAYLADGTTPERAHAALMRLIPSRPGVLAPRRYLIVPDAPAEPGLSRAWLQQPTLLEGSGRPAADPT, from the coding sequence TTGTCTCCCTCCACCTCCCGTACCCTCGCCGTCCGCTGGGCGGGCGGCGAGCCGCGCCGGGGGCCGCTGACGCTCGGCCAGGCCAACATGATCCGCTGCATCCTCCGGGACGGCGCCGCCGACGTGGACATCCACGACGTCTGGCCCGTCCCCGCCGGCGCGAGCGTCGAGGCCGTGCTCGCCGCGCTGCGCGACCTGACCCTGCGCCACGAGGCGCTGCGCACCGTCTTCCCGCACCCGGAGCACGCCCAGCCCGAGCAGCAAGTGGTCCGCACCGAGGGCGAGTTCACCGTCACCGTCGTCGACTTCGAGCAGCTCCCGGACGACCCGGCCGGGCACGCCGACGCGCTGGCCCGCGAGGCCCGGCGGGCGCCCTTCGACCTCGGCCGCGACCACCCGCTGCGCTGCGTCCTGCTCACCGAGCGCGGCGCGCCCGCCTTCCTCGCCCTGGTCGCCGGCCACGCCGCGGCGGACGGCAGCGCCCTCGCCGTGCTCCGCGAGGAGTGGACCGCTCTCCTCCTGGGAAGCGAACTCCTCCCCCTGGACGGCACGCTGACGCCCCTCCAGTTGGCGGCGGAGGAGGCCGCGCCGGCGGGGGTGCGCAAGGCCGAGTCCTCGCTGCGGTACTGGGAGAAGGTGCTGCGGACCGGCCCGCAGGCGATGTTCGCCGAGCCGCGCGCCCGGACCGCCGGCGGCAGCGCCGCCCAGCTCACCCTGCGTTCGGCGCGCGGCGGCAAGGCGCTGGCCCGCGCCTGCGCCCGGCTGGGCGTGCCCGCGTCCACGGTGCTGCTGACCGCCTGGTGCGCGCTGGTCGCGCACCGCGCCGGACAGGACACCTACGTCGGCGCGGCGCCGACCGCCAACCGCTACAAGGCGCAGCTGACCCGCACCGTCACCCCGCTCTCGCAGGACGCGCTGCTCCGGCTCGACGTGACCGCGCCGGGTTTCGACGCGCTGCTCGGCTCGGCCTGGACGGCCGCGCTGAACGCCTACCGGCACAGCCGCTTCGACCCGCTGCGGCTGTGGGAGATGATCGACGCCACCACCGTGCAACGCGGCAGCCGGTTCGGCCGCGACGTGGTCTACAACGACGTGTCGGGCCTGGCGGGCGCGCTGCGGCCGGCCGCGGCGACCGCGGACGCCGAGCCCGAGCTGGAGCTCACCCGGGGCGGCGAACAGGCGCTGCCGACCGCCCTGTTGGCCTTCGTGTACCGCACCGAGCCGCTGCTGCACCTGGCGCTCTGGGCCGATCCGCAGCTGTTCGACGAGGCGGAGGCCGCCGGGTTCCTGACCGGCCTGGTCCGGCTGTTGGAGGCCGCGGCCGACGGCGACGTTCCGCTCGCCGACCTGACCGCCGTGACCGGCGTCGCCGGGCCCGAGCGGGGCGGCGACTGGCAGCTGGTCGACGGCTGCTGGGTCTCGCCCGCCGCCGTCGCCGCGGCGCTCTCCGACGCCCTGGACGGCCGCCCGGTCCACGTCACCGCCGACCTGACGGCGTACCTCGCCGACGGGACCACACCGGAGCGGGCGCACGCCGCGCTGATGCGGCTCATCCCCTCGCGGCCGGGCGTGCTCGCCCCGCGCCGCTACCTGATCGTGCCGGACGCCCCGGCCGAACCCGGCCTCTCCCGGGCCTGGTTGCAGCAGCCGACACTCCTGGAAGGAAGCGGCCGCCCGGCGGCCGACCCGACATGA
- a CDS encoding MFS transporter — protein MTIDDHLDDDLTVRPQPEALPSPWRSHRFRLLFLARSSSLLADGMLMVSLTAAVLKTGYGESGVGYALAAWMAPIALLVLFGGVLADRFSPQVMMVGADAVRMLAMLALALLLATTDVRLWQVMALMALSGAATAMFQPGLAGLVPQVAEDIQRANALLRISEAVCTLLGPGLAGLLVGYWDVAGSFTVIAAAFALSALGLLPLRRLGTVKDETAEPIWRRLAVGWREFSSRPWLWGVIAVWSVYGLLVFGPALPLGAVALTDQHGSAGYGWIASADGAGTIVGGLLGMRVRPVRPLVAGACAMLFFSLNPLAPALHWPFALTAATGLIAGCGFAFWGVMWSTSVQTHIPLGVLSRVSAYDVAGSIMVIPVGRALSGPVAAAFGTDHVLLFSAVAGLLLLALMIAVPAVRTLGRTPAPASA, from the coding sequence ATGACCATTGACGACCACCTGGACGACGACCTGACGGTGCGTCCGCAACCCGAGGCGCTGCCCAGCCCGTGGCGCTCCCACCGCTTCCGCCTGCTGTTCCTGGCCCGCAGCTCCTCCCTGCTCGCGGACGGCATGCTGATGGTGTCGCTGACCGCCGCCGTCCTGAAGACCGGCTACGGGGAGAGCGGCGTCGGCTACGCGCTCGCCGCCTGGATGGCCCCGATCGCCCTGCTGGTGCTGTTCGGCGGCGTGCTGGCCGACCGCTTCAGCCCGCAGGTGATGATGGTCGGCGCGGACGCGGTGCGGATGCTCGCGATGCTGGCGCTGGCCCTGCTGCTCGCCACCACCGACGTGCGGCTCTGGCAGGTCATGGCGCTGATGGCGCTGTCCGGTGCGGCCACCGCGATGTTCCAGCCGGGCCTGGCCGGCCTGGTCCCGCAGGTCGCCGAGGACATCCAGCGCGCCAACGCGCTGCTGCGGATCTCCGAGGCGGTCTGCACCCTGCTCGGCCCCGGCCTGGCCGGCCTGCTGGTCGGCTACTGGGACGTGGCCGGCTCCTTCACCGTCATCGCGGCGGCGTTCGCGCTCAGCGCGCTCGGCCTGCTGCCGCTGCGCCGCCTGGGTACCGTGAAGGACGAGACCGCCGAGCCGATCTGGCGCCGACTGGCCGTCGGCTGGCGGGAGTTCAGCTCCCGGCCGTGGCTGTGGGGCGTGATCGCGGTCTGGTCGGTGTACGGGCTGCTGGTGTTCGGGCCCGCGCTGCCGCTCGGCGCGGTCGCCCTGACCGACCAGCACGGCTCCGCCGGGTACGGCTGGATCGCCTCCGCCGACGGCGCGGGCACCATCGTCGGCGGCCTGCTCGGCATGCGGGTCCGCCCGGTCCGCCCGCTGGTCGCCGGGGCCTGCGCGATGCTGTTCTTCTCCCTCAACCCGCTGGCGCCCGCCCTGCACTGGCCGTTCGCCCTGACCGCCGCCACCGGCCTGATCGCGGGCTGCGGCTTCGCCTTCTGGGGCGTGATGTGGTCGACCAGCGTGCAGACCCACATCCCGCTCGGCGTCCTCAGCCGGGTCTCCGCCTACGACGTGGCGGGTTCCATCATGGTCATCCCCGTCGGCCGCGCCCTCTCCGGCCCGGTGGCCGCCGCGTTCGGCACCGACCACGTCCTGCTGTTCTCCGCCGTCGCGGGCCTGCTGCTCCTCGCCCTGATGATCGCCGTCCCGGCCGTCCGCACCCTCGGCCGGACCCCGGCCCCGGCCTCCGCCTGA
- a CDS encoding helix-turn-helix domain-containing protein translates to MTKESSHRARPAGPHRVVVIVDENSNPFELGCATEIFGLRRPEVGRELYDFRLCSAEPAIEMRDGFFTLTGVAGLEAADTADTLIVPNRPDVEVPRRPAVLEAVRRAHARGTRLIGFCSGAFTLAEAGVLDGRRATAHWQWADAFRSRFPAVRLEPDVLFVDDGDILTAAGSAAALDLGLHVVRRDHGAEVANSVSRRLVFAAHRDGGQRQFVERPVPRLPDESLAPLLAWAQERLDSPLTVADLAARAAVSPATLHRRFRAQLGTTPLTWLTGERLALACRLIERGESRFEVVARSSGLGTATNLRALMRRDTGVTPSAYRRRFGPGSNPRTT, encoded by the coding sequence ATGACGAAAGAATCCTCGCACCGGGCTCGGCCGGCCGGCCCGCACCGGGTGGTCGTGATCGTGGACGAGAACTCGAACCCCTTCGAACTCGGCTGCGCCACCGAGATCTTCGGCCTGCGCCGCCCGGAAGTCGGCCGCGAGCTCTACGACTTCCGGCTCTGCTCCGCCGAACCCGCCATCGAGATGCGGGACGGGTTCTTCACCCTCACGGGGGTCGCCGGCCTGGAGGCGGCCGACACGGCGGACACCTTGATCGTCCCCAACCGCCCGGACGTCGAGGTTCCCCGCCGGCCCGCGGTGCTGGAGGCAGTCCGGCGGGCGCACGCGCGCGGCACGCGCCTGATCGGGTTCTGCAGCGGCGCCTTCACCCTGGCCGAGGCCGGCGTCCTCGACGGGCGCCGGGCCACCGCCCACTGGCAGTGGGCGGACGCCTTCCGCTCCCGCTTCCCCGCCGTCCGCCTCGAACCGGACGTGCTGTTCGTGGACGACGGCGACATCCTCACCGCCGCGGGAAGCGCCGCCGCACTCGACCTCGGCCTGCACGTGGTCCGCCGCGACCACGGGGCCGAGGTCGCCAACTCCGTCAGCCGGCGACTGGTCTTCGCGGCGCACCGCGACGGCGGCCAGCGGCAGTTCGTCGAACGTCCCGTGCCCCGGCTCCCCGACGAGTCGCTGGCGCCGCTCCTGGCCTGGGCGCAGGAACGGCTCGACTCGCCCCTCACGGTCGCGGACCTCGCGGCGCGGGCGGCGGTCAGTCCGGCGACGCTGCACCGGCGCTTCCGGGCCCAGCTGGGAACGACCCCGCTGACCTGGCTCACCGGGGAGCGGCTCGCCCTGGCCTGCCGGCTGATCGAGCGCGGCGAGTCACGCTTCGAGGTGGTCGCCCGGTCGAGCGGGCTGGGCACCGCGACCAACCTGCGCGCGCTGATGCGCCGTGACACGGGCGTCACCCCGTCGGCCTACCGGCGGCGGTTCGGGCCCGGGTCGAACCCCCGCACCACCTGA
- a CDS encoding cupin domain-containing protein: MSNQPISLPEALASFDALWSPRIVTGVNDYDVRIAKVEGEHVWHAHDDTDEFFLVLDGELHISLREPGGERTVVLPRGAVFAVPAGTEHKPSAPRRTAILMFEPTGTPTVGDRHEEVPAHVDATTGHLLATEV; the protein is encoded by the coding sequence ATGAGCAATCAGCCGATCTCCCTGCCCGAGGCACTGGCCTCCTTCGACGCACTGTGGAGTCCGCGCATCGTCACGGGGGTCAACGACTACGACGTCCGGATCGCCAAGGTCGAGGGCGAACACGTCTGGCACGCCCACGACGACACCGACGAGTTCTTCCTGGTCCTCGACGGGGAGCTGCACATCTCCTTGCGCGAACCGGGCGGCGAGCGCACGGTCGTGCTGCCGCGGGGGGCGGTCTTCGCCGTTCCCGCAGGCACGGAGCACAAGCCGTCCGCGCCGCGGCGAACCGCGATCCTGATGTTCGAGCCGACCGGGACGCCGACCGTCGGCGACCGCCACGAGGAGGTCCCCGCCCACGTGGACGCGACGACCGGGCACCTCCTCGCCACGGAGGTGTGA
- a CDS encoding LLM class flavin-dependent oxidoreductase produces MTTHHARGRVGVLLPRDLPVRDLLRYARRAEDSGFDELWVVEDLGWRGGIAQAATVLAATGRITVGIGILPAGARNVAFAAMELATLAQLHPGRVIAGVGHGMPQWMRAAGAWPASPVTLIREYATALRALLRGEAGPADGRYVRCAGLVLTELPEQAPPVVLGVRGPKSQAVAGEVADGLLLAEPAAPGYIAASIKHLGREGMEVVVYDVAAVDQDGAAAVDRVRPGLSAIGEPDWAAHLEPLPFAEEFRAHRAASADGAEFARTMPADWVRALSVTGTPAEARAAIADRHAAGATSVVLAPVGPDPLLALDALALALPGAGT; encoded by the coding sequence ATGACCACCCACCACGCCCGCGGCCGGGTCGGCGTCCTGCTGCCGCGCGACCTGCCGGTGCGCGACCTCCTCCGCTACGCCCGGCGGGCCGAGGACTCCGGCTTCGACGAGCTGTGGGTGGTGGAGGACCTCGGCTGGCGCGGCGGCATCGCGCAGGCCGCGACGGTGCTCGCCGCCACCGGCCGGATCACCGTCGGCATCGGCATCCTGCCCGCCGGGGCGCGCAACGTCGCCTTCGCCGCGATGGAACTCGCCACCCTGGCCCAGCTGCACCCCGGCCGGGTGATCGCCGGCGTCGGCCACGGGATGCCGCAGTGGATGCGCGCGGCCGGCGCCTGGCCCGCCAGCCCGGTCACCCTGATCCGCGAGTACGCCACCGCGCTGCGCGCCCTGCTGCGCGGCGAGGCCGGACCGGCCGACGGGCGGTACGTGCGGTGCGCGGGCCTGGTGCTGACGGAGCTTCCGGAGCAGGCGCCGCCGGTGGTGCTCGGCGTGCGCGGCCCCAAGTCGCAGGCCGTCGCCGGGGAGGTGGCGGACGGACTGCTGCTGGCCGAACCCGCCGCGCCCGGCTACATCGCCGCCTCGATCAAGCACCTGGGGCGGGAGGGCATGGAGGTGGTGGTCTACGACGTGGCCGCCGTCGACCAGGACGGGGCCGCGGCCGTCGACCGCGTCCGGCCCGGCCTGTCCGCGATCGGCGAACCCGACTGGGCCGCGCACCTCGAACCGCTGCCGTTCGCCGAGGAGTTCCGCGCGCACCGGGCGGCCAGCGCCGACGGCGCCGAGTTCGCCCGCACCATGCCCGCCGACTGGGTCCGCGCGCTCAGCGTCACCGGCACCCCCGCCGAGGCCCGCGCGGCGATCGCCGACCGCCACGCGGCCGGCGCGACCAGCGTGGTCCTGGCCCCCGTCGGACCCGACCCGCTGCTCGCGCTGGACGCACTGGCCCTCGCCCTGCCCGGAGCCGGTACCTGA